The DNA region GAATCTGCTTTCTCTGCAACATCGGCCCCTGGAGCGAGAAGACGATTCAGCTCCAAGGGATCTGGACGCCGCCCGAGCTGCGCGGGCGCGGCCTCGCCACCGCCTCGCTCGCAGCAATTTGCGACCGCCTGCTCGAGGTCGCGCCGGTAATCTCGCTCTACGTCAACGACTTCAACGATACCGCAATAGCACTCTACGATCGCGTCGGATTCGATCGAACCGGGGAGTTTCAAACACTGCTCTTTTAGGAGGATCCAATGCGTCGTCTGATCGTCACGCTCGCGCTCGTCACCGTGCCGCTCGCCGCGGCATCGAAGGAACCCGTCGTCTGGAAGGCCGATCTCGTGCACTCCCGCGCGGAGTTCACCGTCTCGCACCTCGTCGTCTCAAAGGTGTGGGGGCACATTCCCATCACCGCGCTGACGATCGTCAATC from Candidatus Binatia bacterium includes:
- a CDS encoding YceI family protein, encoding MRRLIVTLALVTVPLAAASKEPVVWKADLVHSRAEFTVSHLVVSKVWGHIPITALTIVNPGGTIVPRTIDAVLDVSHEDTDNHDRDRDLRSPTYFDVARYPTMTFRSTSISAV